TTTGCACGATCAGTACCTAAAATGCACCAGGCTCCCGAGCTCGCTTTGTTCGCAAGACCCTTGTGTTTTCCCCAAgatagtttttttcctttttttttttaaagaaacaacttgtttaaaaaaaccccGCTCCTCTGCACAGGATCGGCCCCACTTTCGCTCCACGCACGATTGCAcgaattgctttttttttgcgCAAGAAGTAAtgtgcattttctttcctctccttccttcgaCATCGAGGTTAAAATAATATTTCGTTTCCCGAGGGTTAATAAATAAATCTGGTGCATAGTGAGATAGCAGCCAACCGTTTTTGCAGTCCATATATTACTATATTGCCTTTCAGGTCGCCCTAGAATTGTtacctctccccccccccccccactatttTTAAGAGCATAGATAATTTTAAATCTCTATAAAACAACAGTAGTATTTAACCCAATTGATTCCTGTATATAGTGCATTCGGCTTCTTCCCAACATCGTTAAATTAACTCGGATATTATTTGCATGCTATTACATACAAACTTTAAGactcgtgtttttttttttttaaagggtttttgtttttttttttttttctccgtaAATCACCAAGCAAAATATaggctcaggaaaaaaaaaaaaaaaggcagaaaactaaCTAAATGCTACCTATGTACAGGGGTGAATAAGTTAAAGTGTGGCTCAGGTtcgccgccccggggctgcgggcgggcagggagcagcgctgccgccgcccccccggccgcccctgcccggcctgggcgccgggagccccggaGGAGGAAAAACGACACAATGaagtgagaaaaaataaaataaaatgaaagggggaggagagggggatggagggagcgGGGGGAAGGACGGCGgagccgcgctcccgccgcgaAACACACccgggaagggggagaaggggggaaaaggggaaaacaaggggggaaacaaggggaaaaaggggaaataaaggggaaaaagggagagggaggaggggaaagccgagccgccggcccccgcggcgccgtaCACGTCCCGCATGCaggctggccccggccccggcggctcccacGCTCCAGTCCGCGGCCCGCGGGGGAGCCGCCTCCTCCAGCGGCCCGctccaaatctctttttttgggggggaaaaaattaataataatagtagtaagAGTGGGTAATCCTCCCGGTGCTGCtgcgggcgagcggggccggctcAGAGGAAGAAGTCGGCGGGCGCCttgggggcggcgggcggcgagggcggcCGCGGGAAGGCGCGGGCCGCCGCCAGCTTCTCGTACTTCTCTTTGTACAGATCCCGCTCCTTGGCCAGCCGGGAGACCTCCTGTTTGAGCTGCTCCACCTGGCCCTGGAGCTGGCACTTCTCGTTCTCCAGGATGTGCCGCTGCTGGACGCGCTTGTAGCGGCAGGACTGCGCGTAGCCGCGGTTCTTCAAGGTCCTCCTCTTCTGCTTGAGGCGGatcacctcctccttgctgaagCCCCGCAGCTGCCGGTTGAGCTCCCGCACCGACATACTCACCAGCTGGTCGTCGGAGAAGCGGTCCTCCAGGcgcaggtggtggtggtggtggtgggcgGCGTGGTggtggccggcggcgggcggcagctccTCGCCGCCGAAGGGCTGAGGCCGGAACGACTCGTAgccctggtggtggtggtggtggtggtggtgcggGGCGCCGATGAGCGCCTCCACGGCGTCCTCCGGCGTCAGGTTGAGCGCCTCGGGGTTGAGGTGGTGCTGGTAGCCCGACATCCAGTAGAGCTCCTCCAGCTGCGGCTTGGAGccgagcggcgcggcgccggggccgccggcgggctgcccgccggggctgggcGCGCAGAAGCTGGGCGAGGAAGGCACCGAGGAGCAGGGGGTGCTGAGCGGCGTGGAGGAGAGCGAGCCGGCGGGCAGGCGGTGGCAGAGCCGCTCCGCCTCGGCCGGCTCCTTCTTCACCTCGAACTTCATGAGGTCGAAGTCGTTCACGTACTCGATGGCCAGCGGGCTGGTGGGCAGCTCGGCGCTCATGGCCAGCTCCGAGGCCATCTCAGTCCATGGaggggccgccgggccccgcaGCTCACCGCCAgcctccggccgccgccgccgggacctGCCTCCGCCGCGGGACGCGGCCGCCGCGACGGGGCGCCGGGGCTCCGCTCCGAGGGGCGCCCGGGACTTTGCGCCGGGGCTTCCGCtgcgggaggcggccgggcgccggggctccGCTCCGAGGGGCGCCCGGGACTTTGCGCCGGGGCTTCTGCTGCGGGacgcggccgggcgccggggctccGCTCCGGGACGCTGCTCCGGGACGCGGCCGGACTTGGCGGCGCCGGGCGCTCTCCAGCACGGCTCTGCCTCCGCCGCTGCCTCCGGCCCGCCCgccccttcctgcctcccctggcacctgccccggccccacctCCCCCGGGGGGCCGCGAGCCTGTCCCTGCCCCTCCGCGCCTcctcccggccccgctgccctggggGCGGGGGCCCGGCACCCCCCTGCCCGCTGCcgccggtgctcggcgctgcacgccgccgccccgcgccgctcccgggcCGTTCCgtgcggccccgccgcccttTATATGGGGAGCGCCGCCCGGACACGCCCCccggggcggggcctcccgcccggccgcctatgggcgccgcggccgcccgccgcgatTTGCATATCCCCATGGCAACGCCCCGGGGGCAGCTGTCAATctgcggcgggagcagccgggcgGGCGGAGGGCGCATcctccccggggaggggggaatttgagggggggggaattggggggggaggacccggacgcctgggccctccccaaTTTAGGGGGCCCCCACGCGCGTGGCCCCTGTGCCCGGGCCACGGTGGAGCCTCGCCAAGGCCACGGGCCTGCGGGTGCATGCGAGGGGCtgagctgccccgggggggggggtccatgggtgCACCCCAAGCCGTGATGGGGGTCCCGCGGTGGGGCCAGGCTGCAGTGGGGCCGGCCGGGCCCAACCATCCACCCGCGCCCCACGGGAGACGGCCTCGAAGCCGCCCCTCTgcagcgccccgctcccggcctcACTTTCCCCAGCTGCGAAATGTGCGACCCGGCGCCTTCTGCAACGCGCTCGCAGGTGGAAGCTGCCAAGTTTTGCCCCAAAACGGCATCAAAACTAGGATGGGCAGCACCCAAAAGACGAGGtgaccccccccacacccaggCCCCGCTGCGGCTTTGCCCCCGGCCGCGGAGGGGAAGGCGGGCGGCTCAGACAGGCTcagcgccgctgctgctgcctcaGCAGAGGACAAagccgccgggcgccgctgccggcCTGAtttccttatatatatatatatttccttatatatatatgttcctTATatatagttttttctttttttaatgctccttCAAGCTGTTGGCTCTGGGGTCGGggaagaaacccccccccccccaaccccggcCTCTCCAGGCAGCTCCCATCTCGGGGAGGCCTGAGGCCACGGTGATGGGCTCCCATCCCGCCGGCCTCCTCCGaaacttccccccaccccggggccgaGCCGCAGCCTTGGGACACCCCGAAGCCCCCGAATCTCCCCCCCCTGCTGTGTGCAGGGGAACGATGgtggccgggcccggccccccgcaTATTTTTAGCCGCGGGTACAGTGGCGGAGGGCGGCGGTCATCTGAGTTGACTCGCGGGCGCTCGAGTGACATAACACGAGAGCAGGACGGCAGCGGCCTGGCGTCACTTGGTGCTTTCAGAGCCCATTAACCCTTGGAGGcaccggacacctgggccctgccGCCGCTTGGGCACCCCAGGTCCCACtgccgaggaggaggaagagagaggaagggatgAAGGCTGCGGGGTGGGCAACCACCGTGATGACGGTCCAGGCACCTTGCCCAGACCCCAAACACCCCCGTCACCCCAGAGGGAAACCCGGCGAGCGGGTGCCAGCACGGCAACCGAGCCCCGCGGCGCTCAGCGCTTTCGCAGCccctttttaaaggattttggggggttttgcaGGATGCACAGgggggaaaagatgtgaaaaagcctccttcctcacccccccccccaataggtGTTTGCAGGAGTCGTTTAAAACACAAAGCCGGGGAGATTTGGGGAGATGGGGCTCGAATCACCCATTTCAGCCACAAAAGCTTGGCGGGGCTATTGGGGCTGGACGGACAGACAGGacccccccctgctccccccccccccccccccatggaaaAGGGCCGAAAGAAGAGCAAATTTGGGGGCTTTTTCAGGCAGGGactctttttatttaaatatcaaaacGCACGGGGTAATAAAAGACACGGAGCATCACCCACCGGGGTcgaggggggctgcggggggaggaGGACGGACCCGGGTGGGCTCATGGCGACGGCTATCGCCACGAGCGGGACCCACGGCCCAGCCCCGGGGGACACCAGCTGCTGCCGCGGAGGAGACCGAACCCGGGAATTAACCTTCTCGGGTCCTTTCGCCTCCGTACGGCTCGTTTTATACCTTGTTATCGTGAGCAAGAGCCCGCGGGGCCCCAAGCCTCGCGGCCGAGCCGCGGTTTGAGCAGACTGACGGGGACCCAAGCATCCGCCGAATGCTAAACCCGAACCAGAGGTCCGGCTTAAATGATAATTTATTGGAAAGTTAAAAGCCGGAGGGAAGAGACACCGGCGGCCCGGCGCAGTGTCCTGAGGTAggtgccgggccgggcccggcgctgcgTTTCCTGAGCTCTTGGGCCGCCGCGCGGGTCCGGGGAAGGTGCCAGCGCCGGGCAGGTCCCGCTCACAGCCTGGGCTTGATCTGCAGCCGCTTCCCtgcaaggagaggggaaaagggtGAGCGGGGCAGGGATGCACGGCGAaccgccgcggctcccccggggCGCGCGGGCAGCTGGCGAGAGCCTCGCTGGCCTCCCCGAGGACGCCGGCCCGGCCCTCGCCGCACACCGGGGAGAAGCCAGCGCCGTGGCGGCATCGTCCCCCGGGGCCGCAGGAGCAGCTGCCGGCCGGCACGAGTCACCCGGGGACGGGACGCACGGGGTCCGCGGGCGCCCGCTCCGCCAGCCTCACCTCGTCCCTCGTCGAGAGCCGCATTTTCCGAGCGCCTTGGGGACGCGAAAGCCCTTTTCCACTTGGTGGCACCTGGGGgcaaagagggagaaaaggggaaaatcatCATTTGCCTCAATCCCCGACTTCATCCCCGTTGCAGCATCAGACCCCGGGGACCATTAGGGAAAATGAGCAGGGAGCAGATAAAACCCCCGCACGGGACACGTTCGGACTCGTCCTGCTTCCGACAGCGATTCCGGAGCAAAGCTCCCGGTCGCTTCCCGCTACCCTAATCCCACCCGGTGATCTCCGCTGCCGGGAAGGTGCTTGGGGGGGGTTCGATGGATGCCGGCTCCGGCGGAGCTCTGCACCGCTGCTGCCCGGTGCCCGCGCGGAGAAGGAGCAGCAGCATCCCCGAATCGCTGCCGGCAAAGATGCCCGAGCCAGGGGCATCACCCAGCAGGTACCAAAACCCACGGGAGACGCCTCGGGCCACGAGGCCGCTTGCAGCAGGGCCGGCTTTGGCGGAGGAGCTTTCGGAGCGGCAAAGAGCGGAGAGCGGCGAGCGAGGGGTTAACGCTCCGGCCGTGCCGGCTAAGCGGGATACCGGCAGCAAAGGGAAAACCATCAACGAAACCACCCCCggggtggggagagaggggagattTGGGGCTGGCAGAGCGGACGGGTTGCGCGGCGATGACAACTTGCTGATAAATCACCGATGCCCGTaaagcggcagcggcggcggcggggactcGGTCGGCACTTCCCGGCAGGCGGAGAGTGCTGCTGCCATCTAGCAGGCACCAGCCACGGCCCGGGAAACGCTTCCCGGCCCGGCAAGAGGATGCAGAGATTTTTAGGGCCCCGAGAGCCCCGTCCCAGCACCCGGTGCAACGGCCTATATCTGCTCGAGGGTGTTTTCGGAGAGACGGAGCACCCACCACTTCCTCGGGGGATTCACGCCGCCGAAGGTCCCGGCTCCGCCGTCGTCGGGGACTTTCCGGTCTTGGTTTCCAGCTGTCCTCTGTTCCTCCGTCCGGGAGTCCCCGGCCTCGTCCCTGCCCGCGCTCACTCGGCTTTCCCAaacctgacgtggggcttcgaggGGGGATCACAGCATCGATCCAGTGACCTCGCGTGCCTCATCTCCTCCATCTCCCAAGGACCCCGACCCTGGTGTCAAGCTGAGACCTCCTGCCCAGGGTGCCAGGACCCCTTTGCAGGACCCAGTCCACATGCTCTTCATCGACCCCGGCAGATGACACGAAGTCCCGCTCCGTTTCAAGCCAGAGCGTCCGTTTTTgccaattttctccttttttacatCTATATGGGGCACACGGGGCGGTTGGAGGGTTTTACACGCTGGCGACCAGACAAAATTCCCCAATGGGCAGGTGGGAGCATGATGGTCACCTGGTCCAGGAGAAGACCCCGAGGCCAGTGCAGAAGGGGGAGATCTTCCAGAAAAAGCTACATTATTTAGCAGCGAGGACTATTTGGAGAAGTCTTCTCTCATTTAGGAttacaacagaagaaaaacattatgGAAGATAGAGTCCAGCCCAAACGCCAAGGTCCACCCAGAGTCTGGTCGGAGACGCGCAAAGCAGCGTAGGACCTGCACACGCTTCCCGTTTTGCCCAACCCTTCACCATCCAAGGCATCTCCGTTTCAAAATCCCTTCTTCCAAACCGGTTTTCCCCATCGTATCATCCTTTGCGGTGTGACGCGCTGGACGACCCACCAAGCAGCGGTGGGGCCGGGCCAGGCGAGCAGCCCACGCGATTCCCACCGACGGGGAGCCACCACGGACACCAGGAGCCGGCGAAGCAGCAGGTCACGTCGGcgagttttcctttccttccaaacTTGGGTAAACAAACTTGCTCGGCACCCGAGCAGCCATGGCAGTGATACATCGCTTTTGAGctaatttatgtaaaataaagagGGCTCATTTAGCACCTTTCCACCCTTAATATAACACCCATACATCAGAGGGCTGCACGGCAGCCCCGACCGCCTCGGCTATTAGTCACCTGTGACGCCGGCTAATGCGGCTTCCGACGCGGGCAACGGGAACGGTGCGCCGGAGAGACGCTGGCAAGACGGGAGTCCGGGTCGCGTCCCGGCGGCGAGGCGAGACTCCAAGGTCTGTTTCGCCGGATGATTTGCCCAACCACTTTTCCAGGATACCTTGGTGTTCGTTGCAGCGCCCTTAAAGCCAGCTCCAACTCTCCCAAAGAAGCCACCAAAGACCCAACGTCAGGTCTCCAGAGAGCCCAAATCCCATGGATGAGCACCCAGGAGGGCAACACGCAGGTGGAAAAATCCATGTTTCCACCACCCTGCTCCAGGGTCTGGGGAAGGGAAGAGTCATGCAGTTATTTTTATGAGACGCTGCGAAATTTCCCCAGTTTTGCTGCAAAATCATCCACCTTCCGCTCGTGCCGGGGCTCTCGCAGACCGGGAACCAGAGTGGACGGGAGCGACGGCTCAATCCCCTCGGAGCAGCCGGGAAACTCCGCCGGCTGGTAGCAGTGCAGCGTTGGGAAAACTGCCCACGTCACCGTCCAAAGCAAATATTATTAGAGAAGCAGAAATATAGATTTCtttgcgggggcggggggaaaaaAGCCGCTACTTTTTAATTGCCTGCAATTAGCTTCCCGACTGCCGCGCGGGGTTTTGCAGACCCGGGCTGGTTTTTTTGCTGGACCCGGCGGACGCCTACCCAGCCTTCGGCCTCGCAGCGTTGCCCTCGGCTCGAGAAACCAGGCGCGGACAGATTATCCCCAAAATCGCTCAATCTTCCCACGAGAGCACCCGGTGAACATCCAAGTGGAGgtttcccccccaaaatccctCAGCCGGACGGGGCGTCCACCCGCCCCggcaaacaaaaatatattttctgcttttgtgcaTGGGAGATTCTGCAAATTGTGCGATCAATCTCGGGCCGCGTCTAGCGCTGCCTCgctcccctctcccaccccctGCCTTTCGGGAGCGCCGCAATCCATCTTCCAGGAACCAGGTATATAATTTCTAGTTAGCGAAAGCCGGGCGACGAAGCCCCTTTTTCATTACGATGATTGAACTGCTTCCAAAGAGAGGAGCGGGGCCGCCTCGCAAGCCCTcggcgccgagccgagccgcttTTGCTGAGCTTGTCAGCCTCGCCGGAGAATGAGGACTTCCAGCGCTCTTCCTTCTGATGAAAATCAACATTTATTTTGCCTAAGCCTGAGAAGGTGTCAGGCAGCCCGAGAAACTTGCCACTCTGCGCGGGgagaagggagtgaaagggagaaaTCTAATAGAAATATATTATCCAGTCTGAGGAGTGGACACTGCAGTAAATCACACGTCAGGTGGCACCATTATGTTTTTCAATAAAAAGAGGCCTTCCCCCAGACGCATCCTCTCCGAGCGTCTCCATCTGCACCCAACGGGAAAGTTAAACAAAATCCGCCTCGACCAGATGCCGAGCGGCGGGGGGAGAGGCGAAGGGGGGTTTAAAGGCGAACGGCCAGTGGGGAAAGGTGGAGGAAAGGAAGCGGCTCTGGTCCCCATCCCCAAGCCCTCAAGGGTccaaaaaagcttttctcttgctGCTGCGACGCACGGGTCTGGCAGGGCCGCCCggtgcccagggagctgccgAGGGCACGGAGCCAGCCCCGGGAAGGGACGGCGGGATGCTCTCGGCCGCCCATGGAAGACACCCGAGCCCTGAAGCGACGGGATGCTGAGGATGACGGGTTGCATCCAAAAAGCGCCATGTGCTTGCAGATTTGCAAACTCTTCCGTGGACTCGAAAATACCTTTCCAGAGGGAAAGCCAGCCGGCATATTGAtgccttcccttcctgctttCCCAGCCAACCTCAAGCCAACGGGTGAGACGGTTGCGTCTCCATCGCTCTCGTGCCCTGAGTCCTCCACCAAAGCCAGCCCCGCTGCAAATGCCCACGTGGCTCCTtcgaataaaaaaagaaatcctctttagggcttttttttatCCCAGCTGACTGTTGCATAGGAGAGGAGGGGGCGTTCGCTGAGTTTTCCAATTTTATCCACTCCCTCTCATCTTCTCCTTTGGCATTTTTCCTCCTAGAAAGCGTGTGTTGGCCGGGGGGAGGCTCACCCGCCACGCGGTACCAAGGAGGTTTCATCCTGAGCGACGACGCCAGGGCGGCCGTGCAGCCCGCCCGAGAGGCACGGAGCGATTTCCAGGCCGTTGTACGCGGCGGCGGCACGCAGAAGAGAATCAATCACTGCGCTCCGCCGGGAACGCTTCGGATACCCGCACACGGAGATAATAAACACACGCGCTGCAGCCGCTGCGCTCAAGGGGAACGACTCCGCCGTCAAATCCCCCTCCTTGCCTGAGCTCCATAGCTGGGCACGCTGCTTCAGTGGTGGAAACTGCACCCCATCCACCACCCCACACTTACCCCGGAGTTAAAGACCTGCGTTAAACCCCTCCAGCTGTCCCTGAATTACAGCAGTGATGCAAAATAACCGAAAAGTCAGTGTGTGGCTCTTCCACCGAAACCTGCTACTGCCAGTGACGGGGAAACTTCAGAGCTGGGTTGGTAGGACAAGCTTCGTGCAGAAGGAAAACCATCCTGCTAACCAGGATGTTTAAAATCGGGATGTGACTCGGGAGATTTCTTGCCGCTGCTTGGGGACATGTGCCCCGGGAGAGCTGCCAGGTTCCCATGACTTTTCTTCTTAATTACCTCTTTTAGGAGGAAAGAAACAATCAGCCGTGAGAGAAGCAACCAAATCCAACCCGCTATGCTGCTGCCACctagaaataaaaatttctttactgtgagggtaacagagagCTGGAGGAGGTTGCCCcaagaggctgtgcagtctccatccttggagacagtcaaaagCAGCCTGGCAACGTggtctagatgaccctgcttgagcagggaggttggaccagaggtcccttccaacctcagtcattctGTGATACCCGGAGAAGTCAACCCCGTTCATGTGGCTGGATGCGGCCGGTCACAGGTGCCAAGCCTTGAACTCCCAAATCCTCTCTCCAAGGAGGACCCCCGTGTGGGCCAGATGCTGCACGATGCGGGCACGCAGCGCGAGCAGGCTGCCCCCCTCCTGCTTTACCCTGCTCGTGCTGACGGCTCATTCGATACCAGGAACGGAGATTTCGTCCCCAGCAACTTGGCAAGATCACGTGAACTATCAGATACGGTGAGTCCCAGATCTGCCATCCAACAACGAGCTGAAGTTCATCCTGAAGGAGTCTGGGTTGGATCATCTAAGAGGACTCTTCCATCTCCAACTGGCAGGGCACTAAATAACACCGGTGGGGAGACGACAGGGCTGTCAGATCTTCAGAAACCCTGAGGGAAGTCCGAAAGGCTTGATCTCCAGACCATCCATCACGAGAGGATGAGGCCCTTAAAGATGGGCAAAAGATTAATATAAGAGAAGTGAGTTTCAGTCCTGGCAAATGAGTGCAACTTGGCAGGTCTGAAACTTGCCTGCAAAATCGATACGGAAAGAGGATTGGAAACAGGCAGGCAGTTAGATCCACGCAGAAAGTAAAtcagaaagaatattttcaaatgccGCTCATGGGATAAGAAATAACGATTCTGATTCAGATCGAGAGCTCAATTAGGAAAAGTCAGGACGCTCATCACGTTTACGGGAAGTTTCAACTAAATTGGCCGCTTTGCCATGCAGAAATTAAGAATGAAGTCTCTTACCTTGGGAATTCCTGAGAGCCACAAAGACACTACAAGATCCAGCATCTCCAACTCCAACCCTCCATGATACTCTGAACATCCACACTGCCCTAAAGCCTACCATCCTGGTGGCATGCCAAGCCACCTCATGGCTGCCTTTTGGGCACTGAAAGATGTGCCCATGACCAAAAGACAGCCAAAACCAGTATCCAGATAAAATAGGATCAATCAAAGCCTCCCCCACTGTGGGGACCACTATCGAACACCCCCAAAATCTGCACACATCTGCTGACTCAGGAGGAGAAGATGCAATCACTGATGATGAACAAATCCAGCATGTTAACGGGAAAGCAATTAGTCTGATACACATTGCTCGCTCGAGGAACGGGTGTCACCCGCTACCTGCAACTCAATAGATTTTGCATTAGAAAAAGCAATTATATTAGAGGTCTGTTAATTCAGTTATGAAAAAGAGTTTTGATGGTCTCTAATTAAACTCTCTCTGCATGCCTGATGTAGCATGTATCAGCCTGAGACTTGCGAGGGCCGGAGGGGACAGCAGGGGAGGGTTGTGCCCTGGAGGAGAATGGGACAGCAACgatggggaggagggcagggccAGCACAGGAACATCCTCCCACCACCCTGTAGTTACGTGGATCAACTTCTTCAATTACAAGAAACATCTGCTACACGCCGGGTTGTGTGAACGAGGAGAGACCCAGCTGAGCCCTTCGCAGCAACTGCTGCACGAAAAAGAGCTGTTAAGGTTCAACCAAGATCTGTGCCGCCCCCAGAGCCTTCATGGCTGATGAAGCCATTATACCACCAAACATCGCTTTCCCCTACACTGACAAGACTGGAGGAGATCTCCTGGGCCATCCCCTGCAACAcggccctgccccaggcccccTTTCCCTGCAGCCCCATGCTTGCTGTCTGCACTGAGAGGACAAGCCTAGCAGGCCTTACAGATCTTTGCTTCACAAAGCCAGGCCACATCTGGGCTTTTCCCCGTTTCCTTGCTGTGTTGGAAGCACACGAAGACTTCAGGGCTCAGTCTCCCACTACCCTTCCTCTCCTCAGCTTGGACTTGCCTGCTTGGCATCATCCCTGGAGGATCTGTGAGCTCCCATAACTCACACAAGCTCTCAACATGATCGCCCAGATGCCTCCAACTCCTCCTGCAACTCTCCTACCGCTTCCTAAGGGGTTCCACCACTGGACACATCCCCAGCCGCATGTCCTTGACCTCCCAGCCATCACTGGCCAGTGATGTGGCAAATCAGACCTCATCGTTAAGGCTGGACAAGTTTAAG
This Dromaius novaehollandiae isolate bDroNov1 chromosome 2, bDroNov1.hap1, whole genome shotgun sequence DNA region includes the following protein-coding sequences:
- the MAFA gene encoding transcription factor MafA produces the protein MASELAMSAELPTSPLAIEYVNDFDLMKFEVKKEPAEAERLCHRLPAGSLSSTPLSTPCSSVPSSPSFCAPSPGGQPAGGPGAAPLGSKPQLEELYWMSGYQHHLNPEALNLTPEDAVEALIGAPHHHHHHHHQGYESFRPQPFGGEELPPAAGHHHAAHHHHHHLRLEDRFSDDQLVSMSVRELNRQLRGFSKEEVIRLKQKRRTLKNRGYAQSCRYKRVQQRHILENEKCQLQGQVEQLKQEVSRLAKERDLYKEKYEKLAAARAFPRPPSPPAAPKAPADFFL